Genomic DNA from Lactuca sativa cultivar Salinas chromosome 8, Lsat_Salinas_v11, whole genome shotgun sequence:
gtctagtttcctccatttgacgatccaacatagcctggatcatcgcttgcactccggccatcgtgactggctcaggtgcaacttcttctacaataggtatttgttgaaccactgggggttggttcctatctccattcgcgttcacgtttccgctacgagtccttgccatcttgatctatacaccgaataaggtgaatttagatctttatttaggatagacgtttaaatcgtccttatcactccgaaacgtttacatgctagttctaatatcgtagtcgtacgtttagaattctaaacacataaggtttccagatccggtcggcaacagaccatagatccgaacaattaacagcatattatgcacaaagcatttagcacataaaagcattttaggcacaattcctaaaataagctagtgctcacacctcacaatcatcgcttagcattctaagtttaagtctagaaatcctacaaattcctagttcgcttaaactaatgctctgataccaactgtgacatccccaaaatcacggccacaaaagaccggtttgtttatgctttgtttaaaaatcagagttacattttaaatgaaagtgttgcggaatttgtcccaaaacaaaaatatgataaagatttatcaaaagcatttccatagaaatgtatttcattaaaagactcgggatgtcatgttcgtacagatcaaaagcataaacagtacaatataagccttactacattatttcatatctacaggcctatatccgtaatccctcgtccaaaacatcacacctatgctcatgcgccactacctgtaatacataaaactgagtgggtcaggcttgggagcctggtgagcacatagggttttcaacccacaataaataagtttattaattcaatcaacaataacccgattacccgttcccgttatcctcactttacgtccctaaacacctatcataagggacctagcctaaggatcatcatcgggacggacactgctgctaaggggattcctcagcaataaatgtcctaaaggcaaccatgtgggggatggagtacaccggtgaacacgtcgttcacaaacacctacaggttgcgagcctgctagcgttccactggactgtctagaagagtccgtggtcgtcatccatactccgctagatgatagaaacaacaacatcaacatcgaggtctctcatcattttatcacacatctgctattacatctacccatgttttaccccaacattttcgtagatataaaatacatatacagtttaaatcattgaaaacatgtataacaatgttcatctagcatagatagcaagtattcagataatatgcacatatagcacgtaatttatataaaatacttcatatctatgtgtaagctgaaagtaactaatgcactcacttgttaaggtgatgattccaaaatcgggcagcgcttgcttctaacgattctattttccttcgacgaaacctaacattattatcgctaaattttagtctaatatttaccgtgaccaactattagtcttagtattattattattatataagcgttaaacaatattttccaaccactatgtacagacaggggccacacataaaacaccggagggcaggaccattttggcatataacacttctgaaatccaacaaccctatgcggccctttaaaccagattccccgtaccgcgagtagttaaaaaaaatattataacgacacttatataagttataataatagctcaaatatttattataagttcataataacaatactaattttaaatataagctatattaaaataaggtaagcataacttacttacaagggggttttagctaggagtcgggctttgcaggggcagaacttcgtcgctgaatctttctaagaaagattcgtgcagcgcttcagcgctcaccttactatactaagctacagaaagagaagtcgaatcacgagggaccgaaatgctcgggggataaggagagaaagactcttgaatcaagagaatggtgcaagaaatatgagagcccaaggctcttatttatactaattgaattttcaaaaactaccctccataattacttaatgaccttttagttatataaacaactaaacacccctctataatactattataaatggatttaatgatatttgtactaaactaatgtcgaaagaactcaacattagtcttataatgaccgcatcgtcgatatctttctaatgatatatacatatgtatatatatgtatacgtatacatgatttatactttattttaatacgtaaatatgatattataatttgtaactcgatcatacgaactccgtttttgacgttctttatatccacgcgtaggtgaagacgtactctacaactttcgtttagactccgtcggctaatcttgactttatttttaaagttatatttttaacaagccgggacaggattggtctgtttaaaatctcataacttcttcatacgaagtcagatttgggcgttctttttaccgaAGTTCTTAGTTCAACATATtccacaacttttgtttagattgctaaggctaaatctcactctatcgtaaattcactatttatgcttcccggtgccgtgccggttttgccgtaaaacttcgacgggccataacttcttcgttataactcggatttcggcgttctttatatgtacggaaaccttgagacatagtctacaactttatgtagagatatcgggcttatctcacactttaattttgacgcttatttttattatttattaattatacacttataattaaataataaacacataaacacacataattcacataatactcaaatatttcatttttattacttcaaaaagagttacaagagttgacctagactattacattgacaaaaatgcttagtcctgaaacccgggcgttacaagaaGCAGCCTTAAAAATTATCAGGGGTGATTATGCCACTCAGTACAAGATCTTACAAGATTATCTGTTAGAAGTGCAGACTCAAAACCCAGACACCACTATCAAGCTTGATGTCGAAAGTGAACCAAATCCTGATGTTGAGACAAGAAGCTTCAGACGCGTGTACGTGTGCCTTGGTGCTTTGAAGCAAGGATTTGCAGCAGGGAAGAGGGATTTTCTTGGGGTAGACGGGGCTTTCATGAAAGGACCTTTCCATGGTCAAATTTTATCTGTTGTGGTACATTTTCTCTTATGTTGTGGTTGAAccatatattttgatttattttttacttttatttattggaTTGTATTGCACAGGCTTTAGATGGGAATAATGGAATATATCCTTTAGCATATGCTGTGGTTGAAGCTGAGACACTGaactcttggacatggtttttaaCTCACTTGGGTGATGACCTAGGGTTGgcttcaaattcaaattttaCATTTATATCAGACAGGCAAAAGGTTATTTTCTTGTGTTTTGAATAGTAATATCTAAAGGAAAAGAAATCATTGACATAATGTATCTTTCTTGTAGGGTTTAAGTTCTGCCATCGCAGATTTGTTTCCTTGTGCAGAGCACCGTTATTGTGTTCGCCACATACACGAAAATATGAGGTCACGTTGGAGAGGGGATAAGTTTAAAGAACTGCTTTGGAATTGTTCAACAACATATACTGTGCAAGAGTTTGAAAAAGAAATGGAAGAAGTTAGAAAATTAAACCAAGAATGTTATGAGTGGCTTAAACAAATACCACCTCAACATTGGGCACGTTCTCATTTTACAGGTTTGACCAtgttatatattataatatatgataactattgttgtatacTTGTTATGCACCCACTCTGGTCACCTTATTTTAGAGAAAGGGTAGTTTGGGGTAATCATCAAATAAAGAGCATCTTGTTGGTACAGGGGCATTATgggtattttatattatttagttGTTATGACTGATAGTATAAGAGGGTAGTGGGATAGGAATTGAGATATCGATCTTTTCTGTTAACCTGGAATTATTTTCTTTTGCATTCTGTTCTTTACATTGTGTTGTTCTTGTTGTGGTTACTCATTAAATTAAGTGAGTTCATAACAATACTCTAATGTTTGCTAACCAATTATACATGTATTCTATTAATTAATAGGGAGAGCacattctgatattgtgataaaCAACATATGCGAGTGCTTTAATAGCAAAATAATAGACGGACGTGACACACCAATTATCAATTGCTTAGAGTTCATCCGGGAGTACATCATGAAGAGGATTGTGAATGTTGAAAAAGAAATTGACTAAGCAACAGGCCCTTTGACTCCAACAGCTACCAAGCTATTGCAAAAGATCAAAGATCAGGCAGAGGAGTATACAGCATCattttgtggaaatgggaagtacCAAGTGAGTGGACCTTGGCAAGATCAGTGTGTAGTGAATGTGAATCAACGAACCTGTTCATGCAAGAAGTGGGAAATAACTGGAATGCCATGCAAACATGCTGTATCTGCAATCTGAGACATGAGGAGAAATAATGGTGCAATTGGTATTCCAGAAACCTTTGTTCATGAATGTTATTGGCTATCAACCTGGAGGAACATGTACTCTTTCAAAGTGGATCCGATAAATGGTAGAAGATTGTGGATTAAGTCACCTTGTCCAACTACTTTGTTGCCTCCAAAACACCGTGTCCCAATAGGAAGACCAAAAAAGAAACGAAGGAAGTCAGCTACAAAAAAAGAGGATATGATCAAAGGGAATATAGTTTCTAGAGCACAAAAAACTGTTACATGTACCAAATGTAACAACAAAGGACACAATGCCAGGACTTGCAAAGGGCAGTTACCAACTGTTGGGAAGAAGGGAAAAAAGAAGAATGAGAAAGGAAAAgagaaggataaaggaaaagagaatGAGAAAGGAAAACagaagaagaaaggaaaagaGAAGGATCCATTGTAAACTCTTTTATCATGTGATGCTCTTATTTTGGTTAAGCTATTATGTAATGTGATGTTTGTATTGTGGTTAAACTATTATGTCATGTGATGTTTGTATTTTGATTAAACTGTATTGTGTTTAGTATCACCAAAACAATTGCAGTTGGTACTTAGACATTTGTTTTTGGTTAAACTCTTATGTAATGCTTTTGTTTTAATGTTATCTAATGGATCAATTATTGCTATGTTTTTGGTCATTTCATTTGGCATGTTTTTGGACATTTCATTTGGCATGTGTTTGGTCATTTCATTTAATGTTATATAATGGATCATTTGGCATGTTTTTTGGTCATTTCATTTGGCATGTTTTTTGGTCATTTCATTTGGCATGTTTTTGGTCATATGTTAAATGAAAAATACCAAAAGATTACAGTTGCATTGCATCTATTAATTGTACCAATAGATACCCTTTCTCTCCCAATTCCAGCAATACAAGATGGTAATAATCCATTGTAATCTTTTATAAGACAACAAAGTGCAACTATTAATTGTACCTAAATATACCATTTCATTAAAATGCAGCAATACAAACATGCTAATATTACCCTTTCATTAGATTATCTTCAACCAAAAACCATTACTGAAATACCTAATactacaacttgtaaacaattaTCCCAAAAAACAAAATCCAACTGACAATTAACAACATTTTAAGGTTCCGATTTTGGATTTCAAGTTCTTCATTCTGGATTTCAAGGTCACGATTTTGGATTTGAAGTTCTTCATTATGGATTTCAAGCTCAAGATTTTGGCTTTCACCCTCATACGTATGCTTTTCTTCATCTACCCATGAAATAAATCCACTTCTTGGTCCCTGAAGTTTTCAATACCCTCGATTAGCACAAACTAGGGTTCATCCTagaaattaccaaaaaaattGATAACTCAATACCTGTAAAGGGCATGCATAAAAAGGCCTACCAGGATTTCTCTTTGTTCCTGAAGTTCGTATGATCCCTACAGCTCCACACTTGCATTTCACCATAATCAATTTTGTGGATCTTCAATCTTCACGAGCAAAAGAAATGGAGTAGAAGAGGAGAACTGGAAGCACCGATTGAGAAAAGAATGAAGGAGAAGTAGTTTTAAGTCCGTTGTAGGGTTGAAAGGACAAAAATGCCCCCAGCGTGCCACTCACGTGAGTAGTTCCTAACCCCAAATAAGACGGAAAGTTAACTAAATGACTAGGCGGGTAACGAAATAAAGTTATAGGGATTGTCCGAGTTAAAAATTCTTTCCAGGGACGAAGCGTGAAAGTAagagcaaaccatagggaccaaccgTGTAATTTTCTCTAGTTCCTTATTTTGTCAGAATAGGTTGATGCTAGTTCCTTATTTTGTTTGTTGGATATattcttgataatacaaattcttaaataatattcttgcagaatagtttattttgtaagaatattatttgttgtattctgatagaattgtagttaattatttgTATGCTTAATGTGCAGGTtttacaagtgtatcactacaaattACTTGGCAATGAATTTCTGGTAGAAAAGGCttcaagaatggcttgaagacctgatgggaaagggttgaagaatgaattaaagaatgatcacactcattttttaagaatgttgttattttttaagaattatacttgtttattctttcagaatgtttttttattattcaatgaatcacaatcatacaatgtaattttttgatatattattagttcaagaatcgattttgtgtattctgtcagaatatatttactagtttgtGTTTGACATTCtgccattctgacagaataaaatcgaaaaatacatttactagtttatggttgacattctatcattctgacagaataaaatcggatctttaaatttgaattaatttaaaatattcagatttttaaaaaataaagaaattaatcatccctaaaaatccgaaaatttccttttttaatataggttaattgactaaaatgcccttatgctgaaatttgtgtgattatatggtacatgctatCCTATTCTACTACCATAGACCCACAAATCATGacatttgattatattccatccgatAGTCCAGATCTGTGTATTCTGGCATACAATagttaataaaaacaaaataacctaactatatatatatatatatatatatatatatatatatatatatatatatatatatatatatatatatatatataaagcgtAATGTTTTCTATGCAATTAACCCTAAGTTAAATAACTCGTCTAATTCAGAATATATTAAAGGCCCTGTATTAAATTATGTTAccatgataaaataaaataaaataaaaaggggGGGAGACGTAAATTGAAGAATCCAAAGAATATCGCAACCGAATATTATTTCGAGATCAAATCATTAAGTCAGCGCAAATCCTCTTCCGGCTACAATTTTCTACTTCCTTTCGTTTCTTGATCAActgtatatatattatgtatataataCTATATTACTACTTCTCTAGGATTTATACTCACATAACGTGCTACATTCCCCAAAGGAGCGGCGGAGGAATTAAGAAATGGTAGGTGGAAACTGGTGGTGCTTCGGTGATCGGAGGAGCTCCGGTGAGGATGTGTCTGATCTTGACCCGATACTTCTGGTGAGTGGTGTTGGTGGGAGTATTCTGAATTCGAAGCCAAAGGGCTGGTTCGGGCTTACGACCCGTGTTTGGGTCCGTATTCTTCTTGCTGATATGGAGTTCCGAAAGAGAGTCTGGTCCCTCTACAATCCCGATACTGGTTCATTCTCTTTCTCgctaaatttttttttgtttatggtCTTTAATTGTTAAACATTTCATAAATGCTGCTAATATTCTAATTGGGTTTGAAACCAAAAAATATAAGCTTCTAATTACACGTCAATTTTCTGTATTTTTATAAATCAATCTGATTTTTTCCTGTTAATGAAATGGAATCGAATTTAAAATGCTGCTGTCATGTCTTTACACCGACAGAAGTTTTTTGGATCTTTAGAGAATTGAAGTGTTGTGAGGATTATTTATTTGTTATGGAAAATGGTTAGATAGCAGGCAAGTGAATTATTAATTATCTGATTAGCAATAGTTGGTTTGGTTGTATTGATCATATCAATTTAGCTGCTTTAACCATGATGGCCTGccgttatattaaaaaaaaaaaaaggggggggggggggggggggggggggttgcttTTTGATGGTCGTTATAAGCACTTAATTTGGACAACTGGGGACGTAATTTCTTTTTGTCTTAATCTGGATagaatgacttaatggattaagacaaaAGTAACTTGGCTTACCGACCAATTTACCTATTTTCCCTTCCTTTTTGCTCCCAACTCCTCTCATCAAGATTGATGAATAttgttataattaataaatactGTGAAACTTGCCTTTAGGAATCTTAGGATGaaatattcatttattatcaTTGGTTTAGAAGAAAAAACATACTTTCTGTATGCAACACTTTCTCCCGTCAGGCTTCTTTTCCTGTTcagtcactatatatatatatatatatatatatatatatatatatatatatatatatatatatatatatatatatatatatatatatatatatatatatatatatatattgaatgttGTTAACATGATAGAAGTTGATGTGTTTTTGGATTTTCAGGGTACACAGAAGAACTGGATGATAGTTCTGATATTGTGGTTCCACAAGATGATTATGGGCTTTATGCTATCGATATTTTAGATCCCTCATTTGTAAGTTCAGTAGCATCATCTATTCTGTTTTCGCCATAttggagatttttttttttaaataaaacgaaAAAAGAAACTGTTCTTTCTTTCATCTATCAAAGGCAGACAagaatttatatattatttgtatatTCTGAGTTTTCAGTGGATAAAATTGTTACAAGTGACGGATGTATACCATTTTCATGACATGATCGACATGCTTATTAAGTGTGGATACAAGAAAGGAACAACATTGTTTGGATATGGATATGACTTCCGCCAAAGCAATAGGTAGAGATAACTTTAGTGTTTGGTAATTAAGAGGTTTATTTGGACATGtttgttttaaataaaataaaaataaaaatgtcaTGTATTATTTGCAGAACTGACCAGGCAATGGATGGTCTTAAGGAAAAGCTAGAGACTGCATATAAAGCTTCAGGGGGTAGAAAAGTCAACCTTATATCACACTCCATGGGTGGGTTGCTAGTATCATGTTTCATATCACTCCATTCCGATGTATGAAAACACACCCAAtgaactttttatttatttttttcattgtgcttatatgtgatgaaTTAATATAAACTtggtatatataatatataatataggCATTTTCCAAGTATGTGAAAAAATGGATAACCATTGCAACCCCTTTCCAAGGTGCACCCGGATATGTCAATGATTCTCTGTTAACCGGATTACAGTTTGTGGAGGGACTTGAAAGCTATTTCTTTGTGTCAAGGTGGTCAATGCATCAACTGGTagtcaatttatttatttatttgtcaaTCATCTCCTGGTTTAAAATATCATGACTTGAAACAAAAGATTCATTAGCTATAAAAATGAAGGTGATTCAGTTCTCTCCTTTTGTGGTTTTAGTTGGTGGAATGCCCATCAATATATGAGATGCTCCCAAATCCCGAGTTCCAATGGAAAAAACAACCTGAAATTTTCGTATGGAGAAACCGTTCAGAAAACGGACAAGATTCGGCCAAACTGGAAACTTATGACCCATCTGATTGTGTGGGGCTGTTTGAGGAAGCATTGAAGGGCAATGAGGTAATTTATATATATGTCCCAAAAACAAGTCAACCTTTGATTTCTGAATGTAATCTGAGTGATTTTGTGTAAACTTGACAGATAGAGTACAACAAGAAGACGATACCTTTGCCATTCAATTCTTCAATCTACAAATGGGCAGCCACTACACGCAAGATGCTAAACAGCGTGCAGCTT
This window encodes:
- the LOC111920958 gene encoding phospholipase A(1) LCAT3 isoform X1, which translates into the protein MVGGNWWCFGDRRSSGEDVSDLDPILLVSGVGGSILNSKPKGWFGLTTRVWVRILLADMEFRKRVWSLYNPDTGYTEELDDSSDIVVPQDDYGLYAIDILDPSFWIKLLQVTDVYHFHDMIDMLIKCGYKKGTTLFGYGYDFRQSNRTDQAMDGLKEKLETAYKASGGRKVNLISHSMGGLLVSCFISLHSDAFSKYVKKWITIATPFQGAPGYVNDSLLTGLQFVEGLESYFFVSRWSMHQLLVECPSIYEMLPNPEFQWKKQPEIFVWRNRSENGQDSAKLETYDPSDCVGLFEEALKGNEIEYNKKTIPLPFNSSIYKWAATTRKMLNSVQLPEGIDFYNIYGTSLDTPFDVCYGSETDPIIDPSEICHTLPEYSCVDGDATVPAESARADGFPAIERVGIPGAHRALLRDETVFEYIRKWLGLEEQSSTRVKTSKVIDVGLA
- the LOC111920958 gene encoding phospholipase A(1) LCAT3 isoform X2 is translated as MVGGNWWCFGDRRSSGEDVSDLDPILLVSGVGGSILNSKPKGWFGLTTRVWVRILLADMEFRKRVWSLYNPDTGYTEELDDSSDIVVPQDDYGLYAIDILDPSFWIKLLQVTDVYHFHDMIDMLIKCGYKKGTTLFGYGYDFRQSNRTDQAMDGLKEKLETAYKASGGRKVNLISHSMGGLLVSCFISLHSDAFSKYVKKWITIATPFQGAPGYVNDSLLTGLQFVEGLESYFFVSRWSMHQLLVECPSIYEMLPNPEFQWKKQPEIFVWRNRSENGQDSAKLETYDPSDCVGLFEEALKGNEIEYNKKTIPLPFNSSIYKWAATTRKMLNSVQLPEGIDFYNIYGTSLDTPFDVCYGSETDPIIDPSEICHTLPEYSCVDGDATVPAESARMDFQQ